The nucleotide sequence GCGGTTTCTGGCCGAGGCCAATTTCCTGGTCGGACTTTCCCTGGACGGTCCCCCGCACGTGCACGACCGCTACCGACGGCTCGCCGGGGGACAGAGCAGCTGGGAGAGAGTTGTGCGCGCCCGTGACCTTCTCCTGGAAGCGGGCGTCGAAGTAAACGCGCTCATCGTCGTCAATGAGTACTCGGTCCGTTTCGCCTCCGAGATCTACGAGTTTCACAAGTCCAGTGGCTTGATCCATATGCAATTCATCCCCTGCGTGGAGACAGATCCCCGCGATCCAACGCGGGCAGCTCCGTACTCGGTCGAGGCTGAGGCGTACGGCCGCTTCCTGTGCGAAATCTTTGACCTGTGGATCTCCGACTTCCGCCACGGGAAACCAACGACTTTCGTTCGCTGGTTCGATTCGCTGTTTTACACGTACGTCGGGCTCGGGGCGCCGGAATGCACGCTTCTGGAGGAATGCGGCTCCTACCTGGTCATCGAACACAACGGCGACGTGTTTTCGTGCGACTTCTTTGTTGAGCCCCGCTGGCGTTTAGGCAACGTGCTCGAGGGGAAGCTGGTGGACCTTCTGAACAGCCCTCGCCAGCAGGAATTTGGGCTGCGGAAACGACACCTGCCCTCGGAATGTACGTCCTGCCGCTGGTTGCCCCATTGTCAGGGGGGCTGTCCAAAAGACCGCACACGAGATCCTCGCGACGGCGGCCTGGACCATTTCTGCCGCTCGTACAGGATGTTCTTCGAACACGCGCACCCCAGACTCCGTGCCCTCGCAAAGCAGTGGTTGGCAGAGAGGTCCGGAGACCTCGGCCCCAAGCGCCAAATCGGACGGAACGACCCCTGTCCCTGTGGCAGCGGGTTGAAGTACAAGTATTGCTGCGGGAAACGATGACCGCCTCCGGCGTCTCCAAGAGGCCGTCGCGTCGAAGCACGTCCTGAACGATTGAAGTCAGAAGCGCTCGCGAGGATCCTTACCCGCCGTTGGTCACGGTCCAGCGGGACAGACTCCCTCCCCCCTGGCCTTTGTCCTCGCACGGATTCCGCATCAGGACTGGCTTGCGCTGACCGTGCAAGCAGCCAAGAGACCTGACAGCCCCCGTTACTCCTGGACTTCGACCCGGTATCGAACGTTACTGAGGAAGCCTCGATCGGGTGGACGAATCTCCAGCACGATCGGAAAACAGCGCACCGCGGGATAGAGCTGGTAGTATCTGTCCGCATCCTTGCCCAGCACCAGCCGGGCGTCTCCCTCCAGAAGGCGAAACGTGAAGACACGGCCGCGGCTGCAAATCCTGACCGTTCCGTCGGCTACCTTCTCGAAGCGGGCGTCCGCGTGTCGGACAAACGGCTCCACAACCTGAACGGTAGGCTTCCGGTCGTGGAACCGCAGGGTCACGCTGTGCTCAACGAACTTGTCGGCGATGCGGTGGGACCACTCGTAGGCCACACCCCCGGGAAGTTGGTTGCGGTCGCGGAGCTCCCCCGCCGCCCAGACCGTCCACTCCCCCGTGTCTGTGGCCGCAAGCTGAAGAGCAGCGTCGAACTCGTAGAGATTGGTGAAGAAGCCCAGGGAATCCCGGTACTCGATGCGTGGGGTGAGCGATTGTACTGGCCCAAGCTCGGGGAAATGCATTGGCTCCCAGCGCTGATACTCCGTCTGGCTGCTCACCTGCAGGAACCCGAAGTCGGGAACCCACAGGGACGAGATCGAACCTCCGGTGGGCCGATGCATGTACTTGCTGCTTGCACCGGAAACGTAATTGTAGTGGTAGACGGTCACAGTGGCTAGGAAGTTGGCTGTCCGCACGAGGACCACATCTACCGTGGGGAAGTACTTTGCCCAGCCGACCTCGTCCGTAGGAAGGGGGGATCCGCTGGGCAGCCAGGCCTTACCGAACTCCAGGGTCAAAGCCAGGTTCTTCGCCCGCGCGAAGGTGGCGTAGATACAGGGGGAATCGAACAGCTCCCAGAAATGGGGACCATAGCCGACCATTCCGTTGCGCAGCATCTGCTCCAGGTACTGGAGGTTGCGCTCTGCGGCGGTTGCAAGGCGCGGGTCGCGATCCGCATAGAGGGAGAAAAGGATCTGACAGCCATCGGCAGTGGCGCTCCCATAGGTCGTCCACTTGTTCGATCGGATGCCCCAGGAGTAATCCACCGCTCCGTCCGGCAGGACGAAATATAGGTGAGACTGGAGCGAGCGCCAGACCGCTTCATCGACCGCCGCATCCCCCGATAGCTGGGCGTACAGACCGAGACCCCAGAGGGTCATGTCCATATCGTAGCCCAGATCCACCCCGTACTTCACTCCGTGAACCCGACCCCCCTCGCCCGAAATGAAGCCATCGCAATCCATCCGAGAAACCACGTAGTGAGCTAAAGAGGTCGCCTTCTCGAGGTATGTCTCGTTCCTAAAGTTCCGCCACGTGAGGGCAAGAGCGGCAGCTGTAGTGGCGCAGTAATTAATGCTGGCGAACTGCGGGCTCATAACCCGACACAAATAGTCCGCCGCCTTTCGCACAGAGCTCTTCCAGGCCATCCTTTCCGCTTCCGTAAGATGACCCTGCAGGTGTGGGTAGGCGGCGACCATCATCAAGAGTTGATCGGCGGTAGTTCCCGTCCACTCTTCTGGGGTCTCCTTCCACGAGCCGTTCGGTTGCTGCTGACGGATGAGCCAGAACCCGAGTCTCCTGGCCGCTTCCACGTACTCTGTCTTCCCCGTCTGTCGGTACGCCATTACGAAGGGGTACACCGCTTCGGCCGCCCGCGTGTGAAGTACGCCGCATCCCGGGCACTGAAGGGCACCGAAGTCCGGACATTTCGAGTCACGGATCTGCAGGAGGACCAGCGCTTCACATAGTTCCAAGAGCGTGCTGACGCACTGCCGTCGGAAACCGTTGTCGGGAGCCGATCCGGCGGGGCCCCTTGGCAGTGCAATGGTGACGCTCAAGAAGAGACCGACGCCCGCGCCGGACCACTTTGGGAGCCTGGTCATTTCACCCCTCCCTTCCGCCCCGGGATAGGAGCCGCCCGCCGCACGATCCGCGGCGAAAACTCAGTGTGCACCGGGCCCACGGCAGGCTTCTTCTCGGGAATGCGTCCGATATAGGGCCCGAGCCCTCAAGCTGTTCATCTGCTTTCCTCTCATTCAGCCGGCTTGCCGTGATGGCCTGGATTCACGATCTGCTTGTCCGATCCTGCTCCGGCGTCCTCCGCCCGCTTCGTCAGGGCATCCGCACCTGCGCACGGTTGTTGGTCTCGCAGATTTCGGGGACACGATTATCGGGATCGACCTCGACGACCAAATCCCACGCACGAGGCGGATGGCGCAATTCCCAGATCACGGTTTGGACCCGCGGCCGGAGGTCCAGAGGCGCTTCAAGCCGCGGAATCCGCTTCTCGCCGAGCAAATCCTCCCTCTCCCCTGCTCTGCCCAGCAAGCGGACCGCGATATTTCTGGCTTCCAGTGTCCCAATGTTGTGGACGGGAATCTCCAGACGAAAGGAGCCACCGCGTCTCTGGCACACAATCTCCTCGGCAGCGACCGCCAGGTCAGCCTGGCGAACAGCCCCCTCCTGCCCCACAGAGCCAGCTGCCTCCACCTCCAGCAAACATTCGAGGCGCGGTGGAAACGCTATCGGGACGTGGTAGTGGTCCCCCACGGGCGTGAAGGCCGCACGCTGGTAGATCCGGTCGATCCGTCCGTCCCCGTCGGTGTCCATCCCCATTTGAAGCCGATAACGTCTGGGACTGAGACTCCAGAAATGGACGGTGCCGCGAAGCGTGTCCCGCGCGACGTTGAAGGCCATCAAGCGGAGCCTTGCCTCGCTGTTTTCCGTGACCGCTACGGCGAGGTCAGTGCCGAAGCCCCGCCAGGAAATCCGGAAGAAAGGATAAAAGCCCTCCAGGAAGGGCGCCCCCGTGTACATTGCCTCCAGGTCGGCGACCGACCCGGTCAGCTGCCCGTGGACATCCGCAATGTCGACGCGATCCGTGAAGTACGCCTCTGATGTGAGGAGCTCCCAGTTCTTCTCAATGAGCCAGGCGATCCCGCGCGCCGCTCTGGCCAGCAAGCCCGGGTCACCGCTCTGGAGAAACCGGACGTAATCGGAACCCGTGCGCACAAGGACGTCGTCGAAAGAACTATCCCCCGTCAGCACACGATACAGCAGAGCGGTCCAGCCAAGTTCCGGGGATCGTCGTAGGATCGCAGCCACCCAGGCCTGCGACCCCTCCGTTGCGGCCGAAGGGTCAGCCTCGTTCTCCCGGCGAACCAAGTCGAGAGCAGCCCTCACTGGCCCCAGGAGCTCCTTTTCCCCGGTTAGGGCAAATGTCGACAGGAACTGGTGAAGCATCATGAATCCGCCGCTGAAATCGTAATAGCGCCAGAAGAGTCCTGGCCGGTACCACAATTGCGAGTGACCGCCGATGGCGTCGTCTGCGAAGCGTACGGCAGCCGGCACAACGCCAGGAGGCTTTCCCTTATCCGTCCGAAAGCAATCTTCCACCCACGCGCGACTCCACTCTTGCAGGAACCTCAGCGCCTCGGGATGGCGATTGTACCAGGCCAGCCAGCGCGCTGCACTTACCGTTCGAGCGTTCATCGGCACGTCGCAGTCGCGGGGCGGCCTTTCGTCGACCTCCGTCGAGGAATACCAGGCGGACCGAAAATGACGGTGACCCCGCGGGGTAACCCCCGTCCAGAGAGTGAGCATCTTCCGCACAGCCCGCATACACCGTTCCACGTAGATGGGGTTTCCGTATTCGTAGGCCATCATCATCGGCTGGGTATCCGCCAGGGGTTCGGCCGCGTGTTCCACATCGCGGACCTTACGGGAGTATCCGTCCTCGATCCAGTCGCTGTTCCAGATCCCCTCCACGATTCTCCGGAGGCCCAGGCATGTCAGGGAGTCGTCAGCGGCAAGTACCCCTATCGCCCACCATCGGAGCATCTCCACGTCGTCATCGTACTTGCCACCCATCTCACCGTTCGCGGCCTGGCGGAACTGCACCCAGTAGTGAATAAGCCTTAGAATGTCCTTCAGGGCGCGTGTCTGGTAATAGGCCCATTCGGGGACGCTTGGATCCCTGGGTAGCGTATCCACGGCAAGGGGCACTGGCTCCCCACGATAGAGGCGGAGCAGCCGATGGTTCGGGAAATACCTGGCAAGTTCATCAAAACATTGTTGCGCACGTACGCGCTGGTCTTGCTGATGCTGTTCCAGCCAGAGCCAGAAGGCGATTCGGCCCTCTTGCCAGAGCGCTTGCGTCCACAGAGGGTGTTCGCGCACTTCGGCGATCTTATGGAACGCCTGGGCGGCCAGCTCGCAGCGATCGAAGATCCCGTACCCGGAGGCTGTAGCGGCCCAGTCCCAGCCGCGCATCTGGTACAAGCTTTCCGCCTTGAGAAACAGCTGGACAAGACGCCGGTGGAGGGGGATTGCGGGCGAGAGATCTGGAGGGATCGATTCCAGCAACCGAGCCGCCCACTCCAACCAGGGCCGCGCTACGTCCACCTCCAGCCTGCCGCAAAGAGCGAGGATCAAGACTGCCTTCTCAAAGGCCTCCGCAGGCTCGCGGTCTGGGACCGCCGAAAGCAACTCCCCCGCTTCCCGGATCCTCCCCGCGTTGACGTTTCTGAGGATGAGCTCTGCGTTTGGCGTCCTCAGGGGGCGCACTGGCTCCACTTTCCCCTCCCGCCAGACCATAGGGCCGGGGTCCCCTGGATAAATGGCAAGACCCGCCAGCTGGGAGGGCTGTCCCTCGGCGCGCACCACCAAGACCAGGCCCGTGCTGTCGACGGAAACTTTTCGGAAAAAGGACCAGTACGGCGGTGGGCTTTCCGCCTCGTAGCCCCAGCGATAGGGTACGCAGTCGGCGACCAGGACTTCGTCATTGGCGGAGATACGGCCTCGCCACACGGTTCGCTCGCCGCCGGGAACGAAAATCTCGAGCCAGTAAGGGCCCGGAGAAAGATCCACCCGGAAGACAATGGAATCCTGGGAGACGACGGCGTCAGCAAGCCATTCAGGGAATTCGTCCACCCTCGCCGCGTGACGGGCGGCTCCGTACCCGCACCCTAACAGACCGTACCCGGATTCCCGATCGTACGAGGACTCTGGTCGCATACACAGGGTACCCTCTGCACACGGACCCGCCTGTGGTCCGAAGTCAAAGCGCAGAGGCCAGGGCCGGTCCCAGCCGCGGTGTGCGGGAGCAGCCTGGGTCAGGTGCAGGGTCACGCACAGAGGCAAGACCCCGAGCATCGCGAACCTGGAGTGGCGTAGGTGGACGGTGCTCATCGGCTCGGCTCCTATTCGCTCGAGATCGGGACAAAGTCGTCTCCACAGCACACTGTCTCCCGTCGGCGAGACGCTCAGCCCTTCGCTTGCCACGCATCCGGGGGGCGATGGGTCCGCAGCCCCACTTGTGGAAGGCGCCTCAGCGGAGCTCTCGCCGCAGCTTTTCGACACGGGCCCTCGCCTCCCGCACCTTGGCGCTTTCGGACTCTTCCCAGAACCAGTACAGCCCTCTCTCCAGCGCAGCTAAAGCTGCTTTGCGATCCTTGAGCTTCTCGCAAAGCTCTCCGAGGTGGAGATAAAGTTCAGCCTCGCTTGGCCAGATGCGGAGTCCCTCCAGCAAGGCCTGCGCGGCCTGCAGGTACTGGCCCTGCGCCTCGTACACCTCCGCCAGAGCCTTGAACGGACCGGGGATATCCGGTTCAAGCTCGCACCATTTCCTGGCCCAGGTCAGCGCCTCTTCGAAATGGCGGTGGCGCCTGTGGAGATGCACCATAAGGCTGTAGGGATCCGGAAGGTTCGGCCTCTTTGCCACCGCCATCCGGGCCAGGGAGACCGCCTTGGCGACGCTGTCCAAGCCGGCGTAGCAAGCAGCCAATCCCGCTAAGGCCTCCACGCAGTTCGTGTCGGCCCCGTAGGCCTTCTCGAAGAAGGGGATCGCTGCGGCGAACCGCTTTTCGTCCAAAAGGTCATCCGCCTCCTCGAGGGCACGGGCCACAGTGTCGGGCTGGGCGATTTCGTCGTAATCCACGGCTGAAAGACAGTATTGACTCCAGTGGGCGGAGTCGGACTTGTCAATCTCCAGCTCGTCCATCTTGCGTCCGTCGACGCTCCACGCCTCAAGGTGCAGGCGGAGCCCGTGGATACGAACCAGTACGTAACCGTGGGTGCGCTCAGCGTGGGCTGTCCATGCTCGGCGGCCGATCGACCGCATTTTGGCGCCGCCATTGCCGCAAACGATGTAGGTTACAGGCGGCTCGCCCACTCGGGAGGCTATAGGACGACTCCGCTCGTAATTGTGGTCGTGCCCGCTGAAGACAAGATCGACCCTGTGCCTCTCAAACAGAGGGTGGAGGAGCCGCTGCCTTTCCAGGCGATCCAACGTGTAATAGCGCCGCGCTGCCGTGAAAGGCGGGTGGTGAAAGAAGACAACCTTCCAATCCGCTCTGCTACTTGCCAGGTCCTCTTCGAGCCACCGAAGCTGTTGGCCGCCCTCACGCAGATAATCCAGGTCGGAGTCGAGGGCCACGAAGTGCGCGTTGCCGTAATCAAATGAGTACCACTGTTCGTTTCCCGGCAGTGAGAAATAGGCAAAGAACTGCTCCGCGTGTCCTTCGTGGTTGCCCAGGGCCGCGAACACCGGCACGGACCGGATCAGGTTAGCCGCCGGTCGGAAATAGATCAGGTCCCACTGTTTTTCCACGTGGCCGCGTTCGACGAGGTCTCCCGTACGCAGCACGAAATGGGGTTCAGCCTGCAGCACCCTTTCGGCAATGGCGCCGTGGCGGAAGGGGCCATTCTGTGAGTCGCCGAACACGGCAAACGAGAACGGCTCACCCGCCCGCACGGCCGTGCGAAACGAGCCTAAGGGGGAGGGACGACCGCCACTCAGGGCCCGGTAATAATAGCGGGTCGAAGGCTCGAGCCCGGCGATCCTGATCTCGTGCAGCCTGCAAGCTTCTTGCTCCCGAAGGGTATCCTGGAGCCTCTCGGTCGTCCCGTACGCCACAGCGCCAATCTCGGGAGCCTCACTCTGCCACATGATTACGGCACTGGTAGCCGTCACGTTCTGAACATAAGGACCTTTCCGAAAGGCAGGGTCTGGCTCCCCGAGGAGCGGCAGGACCTGGATGGCTTGCAGGAGATTCGGCCTGGGAGCACAGCCCGTGGCGGCAACGACCGTAAGAAGAACAAAGCCACCTACCAGCAAGCCTCTTGGCTTCCCCATACTATCCGCCTCCGATCGGCACGTCTCCAAGACCACCGCCACTACCGGCCCCTAACCCCCGCCGGAAGATTATCAGTTCTCCTGTCACAGCGGTCATGCCGAAGCTAAAACCTGTCGACCAGAGTGCCGAGCCTACCAGAGCCAGCGCCATCGGCCGTGTTTCTCGAGTCTCCTCCCCCTGGTTTGAGGGCTCAGCCCACCCAGCCTCGCGGACTTGCCATTGGCCCGTCAGGGTGAACAACTCGTTCCGCCACGCGCAGGTCACCTCCGAAAGGGGGAAGCCGGCCATCTCTGGCGGGCGCTCGCGAATCGTACTCCCCCGCAGTGTCCGGGAATCCGCGGTGGGCCCTTTCGCCTGCGGACGCGGGGATCGGCGATTGCGTCGGAAGCGATCGGGTAGAGGCGACGAGAGGGACCATTAGCTGCCCGGCACATGGGGCATCTGATCCCACGCGGGGTGTCGCGTCAGGTTGACGGGGGCACCTCCGTCCGGCCGTACACGGTAGATGTCGCAATCGCCGAAGCGCGCCGAATGGAAGTAAATCCAGCGTCCGTCCGGAGAAGAGACGGGGAACTGGTTGATGTAGTCGAGACCGAGGGTCAGATTCCGTAGGGAACCGTTGCGGTCGACCACGCACACGTCGCAGTACTTTGCTCCCCTTAAGTTCGAGACGAAAACGATCCGGCGTCCGTCTGGCAGGAAGCGAGGCTCTTGGTTAAAGGCGCCGTTTCTCACCAGGGGTCGCAGCCCGCCCCCGTCCACTCGCACTGTGTAGATGTGCGAAGCCTGGCCTGAGACCACGCAGAATACGATCGCCCGGCCGCTCGGAGAGAAGCTCGGGCTGCGCAGGGGATTTCGGCTCGGCATAATCTCCCTTCGTCGACCGCTGCGCAGATCGTGGACGACGAGCACGTACTGCTCATCCTTGGCCGAGACGAACACCAACTGCTGGCCATCCCAGGAGAATGCGGGGTCGTATTCATCCCGTTCCGCTTGCGACAGGCAGCGCTCGCGTCGCCCGTCCTTGCCAATCAGCCAGACCTGCCGCTTCCCCTCGAACTTGCGAAGGTAGACGATCCACTGGCCCTTCGGATCGAAGCTGGCTTGGGGATCGTCGTAATCCAGCTCGGTGAGTTCTGTTACCTTGCCACTGGCTACCTCCGCCAGAGAGAGGGTCTTGCGACCCCCTTGGTGGAAGGCGACAAAAAGAACCTCCCGGCCGTCCGGCGAAAGCCGGGGCCTTGAGAGGGTGGTCACCGTCCCCCATCCTGCACTGAGATTGCGCAGATTTCGGCCGTCCGGATCCATGAGGAAGATATTGAATCGGTGCTGGGGAGCGTCGCGGTTCGAGAGGAAGACCACCGGGTGGCCGGCGGCACCGTTTCCCCGCGGGGCACAGCCTCCAAAGTGTTGCCCCAGCCCAAGCGCTACCAGAATACCGATCGGTCCCAGGCGCACCCTGATCATCGTAAGAACTGGACCCCGAGGGTTACGAGCACCATGGAGATGGACCTCTCCTCGCCCAGGATCGAATCCTCCCGGGTGGCGATTTGTGGGAATACCTTCTCCGAGAGGCGGCGTGTGCCGTCGTACCGTGGCGTGCTCAGGTTTACGTACCGCACGCTGATCGTGTAGGTCATATTCAGTAGCACGCCCGCTCCGACCTGATACCCGAAGTCGCGGGCGAATCCGTAGTCGGTGTCTTCCGCTTTGATCGAGCCCACGTAGGCGGTCTTTCGAGGGGCGCGGGAGATGTTCAGGCCTGCCTCCAGTATTCCGAAGACTGCCAGTCTTGGGGAGAAATAGTAGTCGTAGCGAAATCCGGTCATCACGGGGATGTTCAACCAGTGGCCGAACTCGAGCCGTAATCTCACGGAATCGCCCAGCTGTCTCTGGAAGGTACGCCGCGCGGGCTCAGCATCGAGGCGATTGACGATGAGCTGCCCTCCAACGATCCAGTGCAGACCCTTAAACCACACCGGGGTAACAAGCTCGGCCCCAGAGCCCCAGCCATAGCCGGCGAGCCCAATCTTGTCTCCCAGCGCGAAGCCGTGGCGGCGTGTCATCTTGGTTTGGTCGCACAGGGTGGCACCGAAGGATCCCGTGGGGATGGACCCCAAGCCGTACACATGGAAACCGAGTTCGGACACCTGGGCGAATCCCAAGCGAGCCAGACCGAGAACCACCAGGACCAACATTCCTGCTGTGGTGGTCCGCCGCATCCCGCCTCCCTTGAGCTGAACGGATTTCTTGCCCTCCACAGAGTGCGGGGTGGCACAGGTCCTTTGCACCACCCCGCACGCCATCTTCTCGTACCAATGACCCTGCTCAGTAGCGCGGACTCACTTCAGCAACAGCATTTTGCGCATCTCTGTTCGGCCTTCGGCCTGCAGTTTACAGAAGTACAATCCGGTGCTCACGATCCGGCCGGCGTCGTCACGGCCATCCCAGGTCACCGTATAGGTACCGGGACCTTGCAGAGCGTGGTTGACCAGCTCGCGCACCGTGCGACCGGCACTATTCACGATCAGAAGCCGCACAGGTGTCTTCTGGGTCAGCCTGTAACGGATGGTCGTGCCAAGATTGAAGGGATTGGGGTAGTTCTGCTCGAGAGCGAAGCGGGCGGGAACCCAGGCCGAGCCCGTGGCACCCACTCCGGTCCTGACCCACACCTCCCATTCCGCTTTCTTCTGTGGGAACCAGTTCAGGTCGCCCACCGGGAAGCCGCCTTCGGCGTGGGTGTAGGCGACCGAAGAGGTGCGGTAGTCAAAGTCGAACTCGTCCGGCGCGGGCCCCATCGTTTCTGGATTCTCGCTCAGCACCCCGCGTCCATTTCGGTCAGCCGCGATATCCGGATTGTTCTCGTTGGAGTAGTTGGTGGCGAAGCGATGATCGGCGTAAGCCACAATCACTGCGGGATCCGGCGGGTCGCTGAACACCGGGTACTCGATGATGTTGTTCGCCTCCACCATCTTGGGATAGGTGGCAAAGAATCGAGCCGTCCGCTGATCGAAGAAAGGATAAACCTCAAGGCTGTCCTTACTGTCTATCCAGGCTTGGACCTCCGGGGTCCATCCCATCACGTTGTTCCTGACGACGTAGACCCTGTCCTCGTCCCGAGCGATGTCAGGAGCGCGCAAGGTATCGATCTGAATCATGCACTCGCCGAGGGTGTCGCCCACCGTCCGGCCCTCGTAGCCGAAATCCACAAG is from candidate division KSB1 bacterium and encodes:
- a CDS encoding metallophosphoesterase encodes the protein MGKPRGLLVGGFVLLTVVAATGCAPRPNLLQAIQVLPLLGEPDPAFRKGPYVQNVTATSAVIMWQSEAPEIGAVAYGTTERLQDTLREQEACRLHEIRIAGLEPSTRYYYRALSGGRPSPLGSFRTAVRAGEPFSFAVFGDSQNGPFRHGAIAERVLQAEPHFVLRTGDLVERGHVEKQWDLIYFRPAANLIRSVPVFAALGNHEGHAEQFFAYFSLPGNEQWYSFDYGNAHFVALDSDLDYLREGGQQLRWLEEDLASSRADWKVVFFHHPPFTAARRYYTLDRLERQRLLHPLFERHRVDLVFSGHDHNYERSRPIASRVGEPPVTYIVCGNGGAKMRSIGRRAWTAHAERTHGYVLVRIHGLRLHLEAWSVDGRKMDELEIDKSDSAHWSQYCLSAVDYDEIAQPDTVARALEEADDLLDEKRFAAAIPFFEKAYGADTNCVEALAGLAACYAGLDSVAKAVSLARMAVAKRPNLPDPYSLMVHLHRRHRHFEEALTWARKWCELEPDIPGPFKALAEVYEAQGQYLQAAQALLEGLRIWPSEAELYLHLGELCEKLKDRKAALAALERGLYWFWEESESAKVREARARVEKLRRELR
- a CDS encoding SPASM domain-containing protein; protein product: RFLAEANFLVGLSLDGPPHVHDRYRRLAGGQSSWERVVRARDLLLEAGVEVNALIVVNEYSVRFASEIYEFHKSSGLIHMQFIPCVETDPRDPTRAAPYSVEAEAYGRFLCEIFDLWISDFRHGKPTTFVRWFDSLFYTYVGLGAPECTLLEECGSYLVIEHNGDVFSCDFFVEPRWRLGNVLEGKLVDLLNSPRQQEFGLRKRHLPSECTSCRWLPHCQGGCPKDRTRDPRDGGLDHFCRSYRMFFEHAHPRLRALAKQWLAERSGDLGPKRQIGRNDPCPCGSGLKYKYCCGKR
- a CDS encoding T9SS type A sorting domain-containing protein — encoded protein: MKKLLALCITGLWIWGVSRAAWAQAPDTVDVPQGFETLNLAIQGDTTATGYPVNPNRVYRLERGGYYLLNGSITGVKGAPVRIIAAEGEGPMPIIIPAVTEAGASVRAFNPKGDGYWKGLYVSGIDNLGNAADKNMFRLDKKGGRYIVDHCFLDYDAQSFFRMNAANQKLYITNTILRNSYLLADPGNGRFIDTRANTQDTIFVQNSTLYTCSSEPLRSGGGIILNCIFDHVTMYQVAGDFGEMQTGRTVNLIFTNNLLVDFGYEGRTVGDTLGECMIQIDTLRAPDIARDEDRVYVVRNNVMGWTPEVQAWIDSKDSLEVYPFFDQRTARFFATYPKMVEANNIIEYPVFSDPPDPAVIVAYADHRFATNYSNENNPDIAADRNGRGVLSENPETMGPAPDEFDFDYRTSSVAYTHAEGGFPVGDLNWFPQKKAEWEVWVRTGVGATGSAWVPARFALEQNYPNPFNLGTTIRYRLTQKTPVRLLIVNSAGRTVRELVNHALQGPGTYTVTWDGRDDAGRIVSTGLYFCKLQAEGRTEMRKMLLLK